The following are encoded in a window of Malassezia japonica chromosome 7, complete sequence genomic DNA:
- the RFC3 gene encoding Subunit of heteropentameric Replication factor C (RF-C) (COG:L; EggNog:ENOG503NUV3): MSDAKGKGKAGDAPAQDLLPWVEKYRPSSLDEIMSHAHITSTLEKFVAADQLPHLLFYGPPGTGKTSTIMALAQRLYGKNFKNHVLELNASDDRGIDVVRGQIKSFASTRNVFSTQQDTFKLIVLDEADAMTQAAQAALRRVIEQYTKNVRFCIICNYVNKIIPAIQSRCTRFRFSPLDTAQIARRVDTVIDAEQCQVEPAAKDAILHLAKGDMRRALNILQACHAAGGVIDEDAVYNCTGNPHPKDIETAFQAMLQQEFTTAYQTIQTLKVEKGTALADLLNGMHDLVLALELPPHARAYLLDQMAQIEYRLSTSASERIQLAALLGAVKAAVDLSQRT; encoded by the exons ATGAGCGACGCGAAAGGGAAAGGCaaggcgggcgacgcgcctgccCAGGACCTCTTGCCATG GGTCGAAAAGTACAGACCGAGCTCGCTGGACGAGATCATGTCGCACGCACACATCACCAGCACCT TGGAAAAGTTTGTCGCGGCCGACCAGCTCCCCCACCTGCTCTTCTATGGCCCCCCCGGTACGGGTAAGACGTCGACGATCatggcgctggcgcagcgcctgtaTGGCAAGAATTTCAAGAACCATGTGCTCGAGCTGAACGCGTCGGACGACCGCGGAATCGACGTGGTGCGCGGCCAGATCAAGTCGTTCGCAAGCACGCGCAACGTGTTCAGCACGCAACAAGATACGTTCAAGCTTATTGTcttggacgaggcggatgccatgacgcaggccgcgcaggccgcgctccgccgcgtgATCGAGCAATATACAAAGAACGTGCGCTTCTGCATTATCTGCAACTACGTGAACAAGATCATCCCCGCAATCCAGAGTCGGTGCACGCGCTTCCGCTTCTCGCCGCTGGACACGGCACAgatcgcgcggcgtgtcgacACGGTCATCGACGCGGAGCAGTGCCAGGTGGAGCCCGCGGCTAAAGACGCGATTTTGCACCTCGCCAAAGGCGACATGCGCCGGGCGCTCAACATCCTCCAGGCGTGCcacgcggcgggcggcgtgattgacgaggacgcggtATACAACTGCACCGGCAATCCCCACCCGAAAGACATCGAGACGGCCTTCCAGGCCATGCTCCAGCAAGAGTTTACGACCGCCTACCaga CTATCCAAACGCTCAAGGTGGAAAagggcacggcgctcgccgatctGCTGAACGGCAtgcacgacctcgtcctcgcgctcgagcttccaccgcacgcgcgcgcctaCCTATTGGACCAGATGGCTCAGATCGAGTACCGTCTGAgtacgagcgcgtcggaacgcatccagctcgcggcgctcctcggcgcggtcaAGGCCGCCGTGGACCTCTCGCAGCGTACGTAG
- the UFD4 gene encoding HECT-type E3 ubiquitin transferase (BUSCO:EOG092609O9; COG:O; EggNog:ENOG503NWRE) — translation MATNTAWALVHAVDDAQGVMALYTHLKNAHPGVATSAFAALDVLMRAKMSTRNALTVVKTATPPIVERLGDAAEQARPLVLRAADVAYGIEAGAVREADAPHTALERILRESLAHASPRVRTEVLQLLPDVRAKWPRMHLRPFLPVLVSNVQAADAGVRAAARSAVGTLFASAPNAAQSDVRTALEEAGVRKPVVDAIMGVVEQGHSPAALASSHAAPPLPAGLAEVPMDDVKRVMLYDRHDVDRLFDPAPFAGRESEENWQPRERAIVALRSVLRDGVPAEYEGSFLAHVRTFQDAILKALATLRTTLSMHTIYLIRQLALTYAYELDHTLDAFFTALIRMAGFTKKMVATASQVAVSTILATVPLRSVHWSQIQQGMGDKSAATRVHMVKHLNVVLQMHAHRRGAIEAHGGLDALTHCIARALGDQNVEVRTTARDTFLLFHSRYPAQATSVLDVLPPAARKQTAAMIDKPSEPKKARTGASSTVLAAKRAAILANSPRRDESEVRAKPRASVWHPSLAETPSDASSDLMGGTSPWGGEAPQTPKMKQPTIAFASGNVAFTPPIEQISADAQRAAHDATASASQLSSMVATLETRADGDQDVSAAAEQLKRVGLAEEKKEEEEGAVQQDEAMGKADETAAQETAKDKNDEATDNAETDKEKDGTEEVEAVADVSVSNVTETADTVDESRASAPGADAKVFEAEAEASAAAPEDVGPSAQEPTATTISTHTPATSGSIPPTTPRALSHASESPGTPGASLHTPHPSTPARYFLARCDREDALAGATPLAVCLERIAAREADVSTLRDVARRMTEADAFSAWPLSMDAFLDHLETYTSLPPDDVLWPPALFVAYRIVQHGYAHLAREGVELRYLTLVLNVQKETRAGYSLAQGASRAMLDAWAQQSDPVLASDVLRTALRLATSHVLAPGAQAAMHASAMHAFGTLFSRIPPALLSDELPRTADVVQLSLSDPHPAVRRSAIGALVQAQTGLQDLPRLVSLYSLSRTQTSLLEASEPDEKVSTPLNADDAGAPSNRTNSPFRTGKRRWNARESKKKRPRSMTSPKESSRPKGGRSERRDRRRASQEPEEDMWYDDEDDAMDEELDEAGLGHELGFDLNSLSGLFGGLSSRFRQLLQALQRSAHDRTARLLALQELSEVLSMATEDTLLGQFPTDAIVAELVASLGGAEPDRPAAIEELDEDQALAAVLAATGGGDDSELEVYACRCIAHLLEALPESAQSVVRHGAVPLLIEKLQEITFIDLAEQVLQTLEKLSATHAQAIVRHGGMQAMLQYIDFFSLYVQRTAMGTAANCCRHLTPAMASRAVDIAPILQNVLSYSDMRLVEAATRALCSMIEAYADNAELLEQLLLETDLVAPAAALLTRATGKASGPALGATAYADLLHALALAAKASTGIAQVLYEHHAIDLCYFLLTGATDDVPQPTATDVLQNLARRSPAQVQEALFLATELLPALPRDGIFDSRAYSEKALSALERRATREGCAIGELGEDLDDAPARRVSASAARHRRMVEERATAQAAWPGFYAHYCRRLLPTMVEVYAATVAPGVRAKIFSGLLKMLHYAEPGTLRESVHDVPLASFLAGVLAAREPAGLMQSALQAVELLVARLPSIYDTLLVREGALHEIGGLAQGDGAQEVVWRAKIVEARLSTRLASGQGVDRARTILASLQKTAERIRDAGDSDAAKSVLDELADVLTNTQPVSSFELLHSGLVDQVYAFATSERHAVPLAERRRMLATTLAYLPDGASSSAGYRFVRRLHQSLSRLEDLHVAGTVLDTPASLAQQLRLRLEADEATAEALPRTFRSLMVSIHGVATVQALHDFLRPKIEMALSRRGMPALSEVLAALAGADKEEKDESSSRLLDQLFDGEMEVGKVEDKEANVEAAGTPSEARDEAKAEKAPEPKDAPESSRRSYASAVQSPENAWHIAFSLEETPMPLHATLYGCVHRLESARNETKPANTVYTIRFQKVDGPAPEAPEEAPPAPATEGYEVALPPSIKPDAPYARILQLLGAIHGLADDGVYAGSPFALNDQAFINNKLTAKLAQQLHEPLIVASACLPAWAHELPERLSFLFSFETRYAYFQATAFGHARLLSHYKKTDPGPFDDVLSMLAQLPRQKVRIARDSLLPSAVKVLELYSAGAYLLEVEYFDEVGSGLGPTLEFYALVSKEFARADLGLWRADETSEVGGVTYVHPKQGLFPVRIGDKGAKLFTTLGQFVAKSLLDARIIDVPLNPVFVRKVLGQRVEPTLATLRQVDAALARSLEALQTMPAAELEALAMDYAVPGSGESLGDGVVTAANVDAYVRDVASAVLDIGGAVDAFRTGFAGVLSLDTLRVFAAEELVLLLGHADEDWSEAALRRALVPDHGFSGESSSFLDLVAILAAYTPEERRAFLQWLTGSPRLPIGGFAGLHPPLTVVRRDHEAPLQPDDYLPSVMTCVNYLKLPCYSSRDVMQRRLQTAVREGLTSFHLS, via the exons ATGGCAACCAACACGGCCTGGGCGCTGGTCCACGCGGTGGACGATGCGCAGG GCGTCATGGCGCTGTATACACACCTCAAGAACGCGCATCCCGGCGTTGCTACGTCTGCGTTTGCGGCACTCGACGTCTTGATGCGTGCGAAGATGTCGACACGCAATGCACTCACGGTCGTCAAGACGGCCACACCGCcgatcgtcgagcgcctcggcgatgccGCGGAGCAGGCTCggccgctcgtgctgcgcgccgccgacgtcgcgtACGGCATCGAGGCAggggcggtgcgcgaggcggatgcgccgcataccgcgctggagcgcatCCTGCGTGAATCActcgcgcacgcctcgcCACGCGTCCGGACCGAAGTCTTGCAGCTCCTTCCGGACGTCCGTGCCAAGTGGCCACGCATGCACCTGCGCCCGTTCCTCCCGGTGCTCGTTTCGAATGtgcaggcggccgacgcgggcgtgcgcgccgcggcccgcagcgccgtcgGGACGCTCTTTGCTTCTGCCCCGAACGCCGCTCAGTCGGatgtgcgcacggccctcGAAGAggcgggcgtgcgcaagccggtcgtcgacgcgatcatgggcgtcgtcgagcagggtcactcgccggcggcgcttgcctcgtcgcacgccgcgccgccgctgccggccggcctcgccgaggttcCGATGGACGACGTGAAGCGCGTCATGCTGTACGACCGTCacgacgtcgaccgcctctTTGATCCCGCGCCGTTTGCCGGCCGCGAGAGCGAGGAAAACTggcagccgcgcgagcgtgcgatCGTCGCACTCCGGTCCGTGCtccgcgacggcgtccCGGCAGAGTACGAGGGAAGTTTTctggcgcacgtccgcaCGTTCCAGGACGCGATCctcaaggcgctcgcgacgctgcgcacgacacTGTCGATGCATACCATCTACCTCATTCGGCAGCTTGCGCTCACGTACGCCTACGAGCTCGAccacacgctcgacgcctTCTTTACGGCATTGATTCGCATGGCGGGCTTTACGAAAAAGATGGTCGCGACAGCGAGCCAGGTCGCCGTCTCGACGATCCTCGCGAcggtgccgctgcgcagcgtgcactGGTCGCAGATCCAGCAGGGGATGGGCGACaagagcgcggcgacgcgcgtgcaTATGGTCAAGCACCTAAATGTCGTGCTGCAAAtgcacgcgcaccgccgcggcgcgatcgaggcgcATGGCGGACTTGACGCACTCACGCACTGcattgcgcgcgcgctcggcgaccagaatgtcgaggtgcgcacgacggcgcgcgacacgtTTCTCCTGTTTCATTCGCGTTATCCGGCCCAAGCGACGAGcgtcctcgacgtgctgccGCCTGCGGCACGCAAGCAGACGGCGGCGATGATCGACaagccgagcgagccgaaAAAGGCACGCacgggcgcgtcgagtACTGTGCTTGCTGCGAAACGCGCCGCGATCCTTGCCaactcgccgcggcgcgacgaaagcgaggtgcgtgcaaagccgcgcgcgtcggtgtGGCATCCGAGCCTGGCCGAGACGCCTtcggacgcgtcgagcgatCTGATGGGCGGCACGAGCCCATGGgggggcgaggcgccgcagacGCCCAAGATGAAGCAGCCGACGATTGCGTTTGCGTCAGGCAACGTCGCTTTTAcgccgccgatcgagcAGATTTCGGCAGATGCACagcgtgcagcgcacgatgcgacggcgtcggcgtcgcagcTGTCGAGCATGGTCGCCACGCTCGAGACACGTGCAGATGGCGACCAGGATGtgtcggcagcggcagaGCAGCTGAAGCGCGTGGGCCTTGCGGAAGAAAAgaaagaggaggaggagggcGCAGTCCAGCAAGACGAGGCTATGGGCAAGGCCGATGAGACGGCGGCCCAGGAAACGGCCAAGGATAAGAACGACGAGGCTACGGATAATGCGGAGACGGACAAAGAGAAGGACGGTACCGAGGAAGTCGAGGCCGTGGCGGACGTCTCTGTCTCGAACGTGACCGAGACGGCCGACACTGTGGACGAGTCGAGAGCATCGGCGCCCGGAGCGGATGCCAAAGTTTttgaggccgaggccgaggccagTGCTGCCGCGCCCGAAGATGTCGGTCCCAGCGCGCAAGAGCCAACAGCCACGACGATCTCTACACACACCCCTGCGACGTCAGGCTCTATTCCTCCTACGACGCCCCGCGCGCTGTCCCacgcgagcgagtcgcccggcacgcccggcgcgtCCCTTCATACCCCCCACCCCTCGACTCCCGCGCGCTACTTTCTTGCACGCTGCGACCGTGAAGATGCACTGGCTGGCGCGACCCCCCTTGCTGTGTGTCTTGAGCGGATCGCTGCACGCGAAGCCGACGtgtcgacgctgcgcgatgtggcgcggcgcatgaccgaggccgacgcgtTTTCTGCGTGGCCGTTGTCGATGGACGCGTTCCTCGACCATCTTGAAACCTATACCTCGCTCCCCCCCGACGATGTGCTATGGCCCCCTGCCCTCTTTGTGGCCTACCGCATCGTGCAGCACGGCTacgcgcaccttgcgcgcgaaggtgtcgagctgcgctACCTGACGCTGGTGCTCAACGTGCAAAAAGAGACGCGTGCCGGCTACTCGCTTGCGCAAGGAGCATCCCGTGCGATGCTGGATGCGTGGGCGCAGCAATCCGACCCGGTCCTGGCGAGTGATGTGCTGCggacggcgctgcgccttgccACGAGCCATGTCctggcgcccggcgcccaAGCGGCGATGCATGCGTCGGCAATGCATGCGTTTGGCacgctcttttcgcgcaTCCCTCCCGCGCTGCTTTCAGACGAGCTGCCGCGTAcggccgacgtcgtgcAGCTGTCGCTGTCCGACCCCCATCCTGCGGTGCGCCGATCGGCGATCGGTGCGCTGGTGCAGGCCCAGACCGGTCTGCAGGACCTGCCGCGGCTCGTTTCGCTCTATTCCTTGTCGCGCACGCAGACAAGCCTCCTCGAG GCCTCGGAGCCTGACGAGAAAGTAAGCACTCCCCTTaacgccgacgacgcgggAGCGCCGTCGAACCGCACCAACTCGCCTTTTCGGAccggcaagcgccgctgGAACGCCCGCGAGAGTAAAAAGAAGCGCCCACGCTCTATGACCTCTCCGAAGGAGTCTTCGCGGCCCAAAggcgggcgcagcgagcgccgcgatcgccgccgcgcctcaCAGGAGCCCGAAGAAGATATGTggtacgacgacgaggacgacgcgatggacgaggagctcgacgaggcaggcctcggccacgagctcggcttTGACCTGAACAGCCTCTCGGGGCTCTTTGGTGGCCTCTCGAGCCGCTTCCgccagctgctgcaggcgctgcaacGCAGCGCACACGACCGCACCGCCCGCTTGCTCGCTTTGCAGGAGCTCTCGGAAGTGCTCAGCATGGCGACCGAAGATacgctcctcggccagTTTCCGACCGATGCGATCGTCGCAGAGCTCgttgcgtcgctcggcggtgcggagCCGGACCGCCCGGCGGCCATCGAGGAACTCGACGAAGACCAAGCCCTCGCTGCGGTCCTTGCAgcgaccggcggcggcgacgacagcgagctcgaggtgtatgcgtgccgctgcattgcgcacctgctcgaaGCGCTGCCGGAATCCGCACagagcgtcgtgcgccacggcgccgtgccACTGCTCATCGAAAAGCTGCAGGAAATCACATTTATCGACCTCGCCGAACAGGTGCTGCAGACGCTTGAAAAACTCTctgcgacgcacgcccAGGCGATTGTGCGCCACGGCGGCATGCAGGCGATGCTGCAGTACATCGACTTCTTTTCGCTGTacgtgcagcgcaccgccatGGGCACTGCGGCGAATTGCTGCCGCCACCTCACGCCCGCCatggcgtcgcgcgcggtgGACATTGCGCCGATCCTCCAAAACGTCCTGTCGTACTCGGACATGCGTctggtcgaggcggcgacgcgcgccctGTGCTCGATGATCGAGGCGTATGCAGAcaacgccgagctcctcgagcagctcttGCTCGAGACGGACCTCgttgcgccggccgccgcgctgcttACGCGGGCGACGGGCAAGGCGAGTGggccggcgctcggcgcgacggcgtaTGCAGACCtgctgcatgcgctcgcgcttgcAGCCAAGGCCAGCACCGGCATTGCCCAGGTCTTGTACGAGCACCACGCGATCGACCTGTGCTACTTTTTGCTGACCGGCGCGACAGACGACGTGCCGCAGCCGACAGCCACCGACGTGCTGCAGaacctcgcgcggcggtcgccggcgcaggtgcaagaggcgctcTTCCTCGCcaccgagctgctgccTGCCTTGCCCCGCGACGGCATCTTTGATAGCAGGGCCTATTCGGAAAAAGCGCTCagtgcgctcgagcgccgcgccacgcgcgaGGGGTgcgcgatcggcgagctcggcgaggacctcgacgacgcgccggcgcgccgcgtgagtgcgtcggcggcgcgtcatCGGCGCatggtcgaggagcgcgccacggcgcaggccgcgtgGCCGGGCTTTTACGCGCACTActgccgccgcctcctccCGACGATGGTCGAGGTGTACGCGGCGACAgtcgcgccgggcgtgcgtgccAAGATCTTTTCGGGGCTCCTCAAGATGCTGCACTATGCCGAGCCGGGCACGCTACGCGAGAGCGTGCacgacgtgccgctcgcgagcttcctggccggcgtgctggctgcgcgcgagccggcGGGCCTGATGCAGagtgcgctgcaggccgtTGAGCTGCTTGTGGCACGGCTGCCGAGCATCTACGATAcgctgctcgtgcgcgaaggcgcgctgcacgagatTGGCGGACTTGCGCAAGGTGACGGCGCGCAAGAAGTCGTGTGGCGCGCCAAGattgtcgaggcgcgcctctcGACGCGTCTCGCGTCGGGCCAaggcgtcgaccgcgcccGAACGATCCTTGCGTCGCTGCAAAAaaccgccgagcgcatccgcgacgcgggcgacagcgacgcggccaagagcgtcctcgacgagctcgccgacgtgctTACCAACACGCAGCCCGTGTCGAGCTTTGAGCTTTTGCACTCGGGCCTGGTCGACCAAGTGTACGCGTTTGCGAcgagcgagcggcacgccgtgcctctggccgagcgccgccggatGCTCGCGACGACGCTTGCCTACCTCCCCgacggcgcatcgtcgtcggcagGCTACCGCtttgtgcgccgcctgcaccAGAGCCTGAGCCGCCTTGAGGACTTGCATGTGGCCGGCACGGTGCTTGATacgcccgcgtcgctcgcgcagcagctgcgtctgcgactcgaggcggacgaggcgacggccgaggcgctgccaCGCACCTTCCGCTCGCTCATGGTCTCGATCCACGGCGTAGCCACGGTGCAGGCCTTGCACGACTTTTTGCGGCCCAAGATCGAGATGGCGctctcgcgccgcggcatgcCTGCCCTCTCCGAggtgcttgcggcgctcgcggggGCTGATAAGGAGGAAAAGGACGAGTCGTCCTCGCGTCTTCTCGACCAGCTCTTTGACGGCGAGATGGAGGTCGGCAAGGTCGAGGACAAGGAGGCCaacgtcgaggcggccggcacgccgagcgaggcgcgtgaTGAGGCCAAGGCTGAAAAGGCCCCGGAGCCGAAGGACGCGCCGGAatcgtcgaggcgctcgtacgCATCCGCCGTCCAGTCCCCCGAGAATGCGTGGCACATTGCGTTCTCGCTCGAAGAGACGCCGATGCCGCTCCACGCGACGCTCTACGGCTGtgtgcaccgcctcgagtcGGCGCGGAACGAGACCAAGCCGGCGAATACCGTGTACACGATCCGCTTCCAAAAGGTCGACGGccccgcgcccgaggcgcccgaggaggcgccgcccgcgccagCCACAGAGGGCTACGAGGTCGCGCTTCCTCCGAGCATCAAGCCCGATGCGCCGTACGCACGCAttctgcagctcctcggcgcgatCCACGGcctggccgacgacggGGTGTACGCCGGCAGTCCGTTTGCGCTGAACGACCAGGCGTTTATCAACAACAAGCTCACCGCAaagcttgcgcagcagctgcacgagccgcTGATTGTCGCGAGTGCGTGCCTGCCTGCGTgggcgcacgagctgcccgagcgcctctCGTTCCTCTTCTCGTTCGAGACGCGCTACGCGTACTTCCAGGCGACGGCATTTGGacacgcgcgcctgctcagCCACTACAAAAAGACGGACCCGGGGCCGTTTGACGACGTGCTGAGcatgctcgcgcagcttccCCGCCAAAAGGTACGCATTGCACGCGATAGTCTCTTGCCGTCGGCGGTCAAGGTGCTGGAGCTGtacagcgccggcgcgtacCTGCTCGAAGTCGAGTACTTTGACGAGGTCGGCTCCGGCCTCGGCCCCACGCTCGAGTTCTACGCGCTGGTCTCGAAGGAGtttgcgcgcgccgacctcggcctgtggcgcgccgacgagacGAGCGAAGTGGGCGGCGTGACCTACGTGCACCCCAAGCAGGGCCTCTTCCcggtgcgcatcggcgacaAGGGCGCCAAGCTCTTTACGACCCTCGGGCAGTTTGTTGCCAagtcgctgctcgacgcgcgcatcaTCGACGTGCCGCTCAACCCCGTGTTTGTGCGCAAGGTGCTGggccagcgcgtcgagccgacgctcgcgacgctgcgccaggtcgacgcagcgcttgcgcgctcgctcgaggcgcttcaGACCATGCCtgcggccgagctcgaggcgctcgcgatgGACTATGCGGTGCCTGGCAGCGGCGAGTcgctgggcgacggcgTTGTTACCGCCGCGAACGTCGATGCGTACGTGCGCGATGTCGCGtccgccgtgctcgacattggcggcgccgtcgacgcgttCCGCACCGGCTTTGCAGGCGTGCTGAgcctcgacacgctgcgcgtctTTGCCGCAGaggagctcgtgctgctcctcggccacgccgacgaggactggagcgaggcggcgctgcgccgcgcactgGTGCCCGACCACGGCTTTAGCGGCGAGAGCAGCTCGTTCCTCGACCTGGTCGCGATCCTCGCGGCATACACGCcagaggagcgccgcgcctttTTGCAGTGGCTCACGggctcgccgcgcctgccgatcGGCGGCTTTGCGGGCCTGCATCCCCCGCTGACagtcgtgcgccgcgaccacgaggcgccgctgcagccgGACGACTACCTGCCGAGCGTCATGACCTGCGTCAACTACCTGAAGCTGCCGTGCTACTCTTCGCGCGACGTGATGCAGCGCCGTCTGCAGACGGCCGTACGCGAAGGACTAACGAGTTTCCATCTATCGTAG
- a CDS encoding uncharacterized protein (EggNog:ENOG503NUQ8; COG:U), with the protein MAENAWEDAARHCDAPAIMESHHDGGQRSWSSGSNDRITITDALTSSEFSAAGYVVYVIVSPNAEAKRRYSEFEALRSVLVQLHPTLIIPPIPSKHTLSDYALKQNKAKDDPVIIERRKRMLQRFLNRCDAHPVLRRDSVFTRFLDSRNSWHEIKSAPPVSNLPKSNLAAPPEYPADANAPLSYKAMPVPTVVRKLHTPNTRFQDSEAFTSRFESMMANHVELAERRLVRRWHDLSADYAELGALFNAQSLSESPHIAPAVERVGQAADATYMSYNDMLGSWEARVSEVVHEYTQYAKILQGILRWRHLKHQQLEIAQDDLTNKKQQLADLEHIEAEYARLSSAMEIGGRGLSTRPPPAPMQHSVYGRAAEEEDEEQDEEAGVGAAPVSSAPPPPAAALPPPRTGRRGMLSSLSQTLQNVMDMDPDKTRQSTISRLREEVMLLGEGVQLGEKDVKYVTDTIQASLDRFQRLKVADLRQMVLDCARLHRDLCYNNLQAWQRARTEIEAIPDEAWEGMPDATLATKPRGQDWPADD; encoded by the exons ATGGCGGAGAACGCGTgggaggacgcggcgcggcactgcgacgcgccggcgattATGGAGAGCCATCATGACGGCGGCCAGCGCTCGTGGTCGTCGGGAAGCAACGATCGCATCACG ATCACCGACGCCCTCACCTCGTCCGAGttctcggcggcgggctATGTCGTGTACGTGATCGTCTCGCCGAacgccgaggcgaagcGGCGTTACTCGGAGTttgaggcgctgcgctcggtgcTTGTGCAGCTGCACCCGACGCTCATCATTCCCCCGATTCCGTCCAAGCACACGCTCAGCGACTACGCCTTGAAGCAAAacaaggccaaggacgaCCCGGTGATTATCGAGCGCAGGAAGCGCATGCTCCAGCGCTTTTTGAACCGCTGCGATGCACAcccggtgctgcgccgcgactcGGTCTTTACACGCTTCCTCGACTCGCGCAACTCGTGGCACGAAATcaagagcgcgccgccagtGTCGAACCTGCCCAAGTCGAacctcgcggcgccgcccgagtACCCGGCAGACGCCAATGCGCCGCTGAGCTACAAGGCGATGCCGGTGCCGAccgtcgtgcgcaagctccATACGCCCAACACTCGCTTCCAGGACTCGGAGGCGTtcacgtcgcgcttcgaGTCGATGATGGCGAACCACGtcgagctggccgagcgccgcctcgtgcgccgctggcaCGACCTGAGCGCGGACtatgccgagctcggcgccttgTTCAACGCACAGAGCCTGTCCGAGTCCCCGCACAttgcgccggccgtcgagcgcgtcggccaggcggccgacgcgacGTACATGTCGTACAATGACATGCTCGGCTCGTgggaggcgcgcgtgtcggAAGTCGTGCACGAATATACCCAGTACGCCAAGATCCTGCAAGGGATTCTGCGGTGGCGCCACCTCAAGCatcagcagctcgagatcGCACAGGACGACCTCACGAACAAgaagcagcagctcgcggaccTCGAGCACATCGAGGCAGAGTACGCACGCCTTAGCAGTGCGATGGAGATCGGAGGGCGGGGGCTGAgcacgcgcccgccgccggcgcccatGCAGCACTCGGTCTatggccgcgccgccgaggaggaagacgaggagcaggacgaggaggctgGCGTGGGTGCGGCGCCTGTGTCGTCtgccccgccgccgcccgccgcggcgctccctccgccgcgcaccggccgccGTGGCATGCTGAGCTCGCTGTCGCAGACGCTGCAGAACGTCATGGACATGGACCCTGACAAGACGCGCCAAAGCACAATCTCGCGCCTGCGTGAGGAAGTcatgctgctcggcgaagGCGTCCAGCTGGGCGAGAAGGACGTCAAATACGTCACAGACACGATCCAAGCGTCTCTGGACCGGTTCCAGCGTCTCAAGGTCGCGGACCTGCGCCAGATGGTGCTGGACTGTGCACGTCTCCACCGCGATCTTTGCTACAAT AACCTCCAAGCGTGGCAGCGCGCACGGACCGAGATTGAGGCGATCCCCGACGAGGCCTGGGAAGGCATGCCcgatgcgacgctcgcgacgaAACCACGTGGCCAAGATTGGCCTGCGGATGACTAA